From Cytophagia bacterium CHB2, a single genomic window includes:
- a CDS encoding phage tail protein, protein MARPLDPYAVFRFVVLIEGIEAGGFSEATGLQAETEVEDYREGGVNLFLHKFVKTTKYGNLTLKRGITDAEQLWRWHQEVVRGKIDRRDITLVLRDQQGNDKWRWVFSEAFPVKWSSADLNATGNNIAVESVEFVHRGIRKG, encoded by the coding sequence ATGGCGCGCCCGCTTGATCCCTATGCCGTTTTCCGGTTCGTGGTGCTGATCGAAGGCATCGAAGCCGGCGGCTTCTCCGAGGCCACCGGGCTGCAGGCGGAAACCGAAGTTGAAGACTATCGCGAAGGCGGAGTCAATCTCTTCCTGCACAAATTCGTCAAGACCACGAAATACGGCAATCTCACGCTGAAGCGGGGCATTACCGACGCCGAGCAACTTTGGCGCTGGCACCAGGAAGTGGTGCGCGGCAAGATCGACCGCCGGGACATCACTCTGGTGCTGCGCGATCAGCAGGGCAATGACAAATGGCGCTGGGTGTTCAGCGAGGCCTTTCCGGTGAAGTGGTCGAGCGCGGACCTCAATGCCACCGGCAACAACATCGCGGTCGAAAGTGTGGAATTCGTTCATCGCGGCATTCGCAAGGGATAG
- a CDS encoding phage late control D family protein has product MAKMNFGELEKKYHNFYAPIAKVYVAGKELLPLGIEITNVTVDHSLAGSDQFSFVVNNAFDIRAREFRWLGDLFAFGKRVKIEMGYRDELQLKMHGLITEVRTSFPAGGLPQITVSGFDLSYCMGRGKKSERWDDQTDSFVISQIARKHGLTPQVDDTRVSHPRIEQSQESDLEFIKKLAERNGFELYVFDETLHSRPAFEGKDPTFEFEWGRGLTSFTPEINISEQITEVEVRGWNVTTKQEIVGKAKAGEEPGRTGGRQSGGEVIKQICRDEPPVHRVRQPVYSQEEANRRAQAILKKRGEGFVKGSGEVIGIPLLFIDQTIGFKGLGQKFSKNYYLEKSTHTVSASGYKTTFNVKDTTI; this is encoded by the coding sequence ATGGCGAAAATGAACTTCGGTGAGCTCGAGAAAAAATATCACAATTTCTACGCGCCGATTGCGAAAGTCTATGTCGCGGGCAAGGAACTGTTGCCGCTGGGTATCGAAATCACCAACGTCACCGTGGATCACAGCCTGGCAGGCTCCGATCAATTCTCGTTTGTGGTCAACAATGCCTTTGACATTCGCGCGCGCGAATTCCGCTGGCTGGGCGATCTCTTTGCGTTTGGCAAGCGCGTGAAGATCGAAATGGGTTACCGCGATGAGCTGCAGTTGAAGATGCACGGCCTGATCACCGAAGTGCGCACCAGCTTTCCCGCCGGCGGCCTGCCGCAAATCACGGTGAGCGGCTTCGATCTATCCTACTGCATGGGCCGCGGCAAAAAATCCGAGCGCTGGGACGACCAGACCGACAGCTTTGTCATTTCCCAAATTGCGCGCAAGCACGGTCTCACCCCCCAGGTCGATGACACGCGCGTCAGCCATCCCCGCATCGAGCAGAGCCAGGAAAGCGATTTGGAGTTCATCAAGAAACTGGCGGAGCGCAACGGCTTCGAGCTTTACGTGTTCGATGAGACGCTGCATAGCCGGCCGGCTTTCGAGGGGAAAGATCCGACCTTCGAATTCGAATGGGGCAGGGGATTGACCAGCTTCACCCCGGAGATCAACATCTCCGAACAAATCACCGAAGTGGAGGTGAGAGGCTGGAACGTCACAACCAAACAGGAGATCGTGGGCAAGGCCAAAGCTGGGGAGGAGCCGGGCCGTACCGGCGGCCGGCAGAGCGGCGGTGAAGTGATCAAGCAAATTTGCCGGGACGAGCCGCCGGTGCATCGCGTGCGCCAGCCGGTGTACAGCCAGGAAGAGGCCAATCGCCGGGCGCAGGCGATTCTCAAAAAGCGCGGTGAAGGTTTTGTCAAAGGCAGCGGCGAAGTGATCGGCATTCCCCTGCTGTTCATTGACCAAACCATCGGCTTCAAGGGGCTGGGCCAAAAGTTCAGCAAGAACTACTATCTCGAAAAAAGCACGCACACGGTGAGCGCCTCCGGCTACAAAACCACCTTCAATGTGAAGGACACGACCATATGA
- a CDS encoding phage tail protein → MNMFDLSRESEDQETGGKIKGVGVGVVTNNKDPQGMGRVKVRFPWRENQDESHWARIATLMAGKDRGSFFLPEVGDEVLVAFEREDIRHPYVIGGLWNGQDKPPETNSDGKNNIRKIKSRSGHEIIFNDDHEAKKEKVEIHTKAGHKVVLDDAAGSEKIEVRDKSGSNFIVIDSVQNSITIESTAQLKIKSQKIDIEAGATMTLKASGALTIQGAIVKIN, encoded by the coding sequence ATGAACATGTTCGACTTGTCGCGGGAGAGCGAAGATCAGGAGACCGGCGGGAAAATCAAGGGCGTCGGTGTTGGCGTGGTTACCAACAACAAAGACCCGCAAGGCATGGGGCGGGTCAAGGTGCGCTTTCCGTGGCGAGAAAACCAGGACGAGAGTCACTGGGCACGCATTGCGACTCTGATGGCGGGCAAGGATCGCGGCAGCTTCTTTTTGCCCGAGGTTGGCGATGAAGTGCTGGTAGCTTTTGAGCGCGAGGACATTCGCCACCCCTACGTCATCGGCGGCCTGTGGAATGGCCAGGATAAACCGCCGGAGACCAACAGCGACGGCAAGAACAACATTCGCAAAATCAAATCGCGCAGCGGCCATGAGATAATTTTCAACGACGATCATGAGGCCAAGAAGGAGAAGGTCGAAATCCACACCAAAGCCGGCCACAAAGTGGTGCTGGATGATGCTGCGGGCAGCGAGAAGATCGAAGTCCGCGACAAGTCCGGCTCGAATTTCATCGTGATCGACTCGGTGCAAAACAGCATCACCATCGAAAGCACGGCGCAGTTGAAAATCAAATCACAAAAAATCGATATCGAAGCCGGCGCCACCATGACGCTCAAGGCCAGCGGCGCGTTGACAATTCAAGGCGCAATCGTGAAGATTAATTAA
- a CDS encoding peptidoglycan-binding protein, giving the protein MPKNLKKAFIKPLQGALKGREIAVLYNPTEYSVEKSNQYQMNALPGLANPVAQFVNGNADTLTMELLFDTYTDHQSEDVRNYTGLIARLLEIDSDTHAPPVCQFVWGDGGGHFSFNAIIERMTQKFTMFLDDGTPVRATLNLTLKEYRTVTEQLQDIKPQSADRTKRVVFKESDSLWLLAAREYNDPGRWRFIAEKNNLDNPRTVTIGRELIIPPLDGENELR; this is encoded by the coding sequence TTGCCCAAGAATCTCAAAAAGGCCTTCATCAAGCCGTTGCAAGGCGCGCTCAAAGGGCGTGAAATCGCGGTGTTGTACAACCCGACGGAATACTCGGTCGAGAAGAGCAATCAATATCAAATGAACGCGCTGCCCGGCTTGGCGAATCCCGTGGCGCAATTCGTCAACGGCAATGCCGATACGCTGACCATGGAACTGCTCTTCGACACTTATACCGATCACCAAAGCGAAGACGTGCGCAACTACACCGGCCTGATTGCCAGATTGTTGGAAATCGATTCCGACACGCATGCCCCGCCAGTGTGTCAGTTCGTCTGGGGTGACGGCGGCGGCCATTTTTCCTTCAACGCCATCATCGAGCGGATGACGCAGAAGTTCACTATGTTTTTGGATGATGGCACGCCGGTGCGCGCCACGTTGAATCTCACTCTTAAGGAATACCGCACCGTCACCGAGCAATTGCAGGACATCAAGCCGCAATCCGCAGACCGCACCAAACGGGTGGTGTTCAAAGAGAGTGACAGTTTGTGGCTGTTGGCGGCGCGGGAATACAACGATCCCGGCCGGTGGCGCTTCATCGCCGAGAAGAACAATCTCGACAATCCGCGTACCGTGACCATAGGGCGGGAACTGATCATCCCGCCATTGGATGGCGAAAATGAACTTCGGTGA
- a CDS encoding phage tail assembly protein has translation MAFQTEIKFTLPKGYLDEHGTLHKEGVMRLATAGDEILPMRDPRVQSNPAYLTVIVLARVITKLGSITDLNPGLIEKLYAADLSYLQALYEKVNGDGKTGITARCPKCEHKFEVEMTGLGEA, from the coding sequence ATGGCTTTTCAAACCGAGATCAAATTTACGCTGCCCAAGGGCTACCTCGATGAGCACGGCACCCTGCACAAAGAGGGTGTGATGCGGCTGGCCACCGCCGGTGACGAGATTCTGCCGATGCGCGATCCGCGCGTGCAGTCCAATCCCGCCTACTTGACAGTGATTGTGCTTGCGCGTGTGATCACCAAACTCGGCAGCATTACCGATCTCAATCCCGGCCTGATCGAGAAACTCTATGCCGCCGATCTCTCTTACCTGCAGGCGCTTTACGAGAAGGTGAATGGCGACGGCAAAACCGGCATCACCGCCCGCTGCCCGAAATGCGAGCACAAGTTCGAAGTGGAGATGACCGGCCTGGGGGAAGCATAA